A stretch of Cynocephalus volans isolate mCynVol1 chromosome 9, mCynVol1.pri, whole genome shotgun sequence DNA encodes these proteins:
- the CXCL8 gene encoding interleukin-8 — protein MTSKLAVALLAACVLFAALCEAAVVPRSRTELRCQCIKVHSNPFNPKYIKELRVIESGPYCANSEIIVKLVNGSELCLDPKKKWVQELVKAFLKRTEKQDS, from the exons ATGACTTCCAAGCTGGCTGTTGCTCTCTTGGCAGCCTGTGTGCTTTTTGCAGCTTTGTGTGAAG CTGCAGTTGTGCCAAGGAGCAGAACAGAACTTCGATGCCAGTGCATAAAGGTGCACTCCAATCCTTTCAATCCCAAATATATCAAAGAACTGAGAGTGATTGAGAGTGGACCATACTGTGCAAACTCAGAAATCAT TGTAAAGCTTGTCAATGGAAGCGAGCTCTGCCTGGACCCTAAGAAAAAGTGGGTGCAGGAGCTTGTGAAGGCATTTTTGAAGAg GACTGAGAAGCAAGATTCATGA